One window of Bacteroidales bacterium genomic DNA carries:
- the gcvT gene encoding glycine cleavage system aminomethyltransferase GcvT, which translates to MKNTVFYDLHVANGGKMVSFAGFNMPVKFEGINAEHETVRTGVGVFDVSHMGEFWIKGPKAFELVQRLTSNDVAKLDDGKIQYTCFPNDKGGIVDDLLTYRVDTDTYLLVVNAANIDKDWAWVEKNNIHGAEIYNASDETSQLAVQGPKALAALQKLTKTDLNDIPYYTFKKVDMAGVKQIILSNTGYTGAGGFEIYMENADGPAIWHAVMEAGAEFAIKPIGLAARDTLRLEMGFCLYGNDINDTTSPIEAGLGWITKFSEGNNFINRPALENQKVEGVKKMLRGFEMIDKGIPRQHYEICDENGKIIGEVTSGTMSPSLKIPIGMGYVETAYATIGSHIYIKIRDKLLKAVIVKIPFYKPSN; encoded by the coding sequence ATGAAGAATACTGTGTTTTATGATTTGCATGTTGCAAACGGGGGAAAGATGGTTTCGTTTGCGGGCTTTAACATGCCGGTAAAATTTGAAGGGATCAACGCTGAGCATGAAACGGTGAGAACCGGTGTAGGCGTTTTTGATGTATCGCACATGGGAGAATTCTGGATCAAAGGGCCGAAGGCATTTGAACTGGTCCAGCGTCTTACTTCCAATGACGTAGCCAAGCTGGATGACGGGAAAATCCAATATACCTGCTTTCCTAATGACAAGGGAGGTATAGTCGATGACCTGCTGACTTACCGGGTGGATACGGATACTTACCTGCTCGTGGTCAATGCGGCAAACATTGACAAGGACTGGGCATGGGTCGAAAAGAACAATATTCACGGAGCTGAAATTTACAACGCTTCGGATGAAACCTCCCAACTTGCCGTCCAGGGGCCGAAAGCACTGGCTGCTTTGCAAAAATTGACCAAGACCGATCTTAACGATATTCCTTACTATACTTTTAAGAAAGTTGACATGGCCGGGGTCAAACAGATTATTCTATCCAATACCGGTTATACCGGTGCCGGCGGATTTGAGATTTATATGGAAAATGCCGATGGACCGGCTATATGGCATGCCGTCATGGAGGCCGGGGCCGAATTTGCCATCAAACCTATCGGCCTTGCTGCCCGCGATACACTCAGGCTGGAAATGGGCTTCTGCCTTTACGGAAATGATATCAATGACACAACTTCCCCGATAGAAGCCGGCTTGGGCTGGATCACCAAATTCAGTGAAGGCAATAACTTCATTAACCGCCCCGCCCTTGAAAATCAAAAGGTGGAAGGGGTGAAGAAAATGCTCAGGGGATTTGAGATGATCGACAAGGGAATTCCCCGCCAGCATTATGAAATCTGCGATGAAAACGGGAAAATTATCGGGGAAGTTACTTCCGGGACTATGTCTCCTTCTTTGAAAATCCCAATTGGAATGGGATATGTCGAAACCGCCTATGCTACCATTGGTAGCCATATTTATATCAAAATACGTGATAAGCTTTTAAAGGCTGTCATTGTCAAAATTCCTTTTTATAAACCTTCTAACTGA
- a CDS encoding diacylglycerol kinase family protein has protein sequence MEIFTAMDPDPNKSFLYRRLKSFKYALRGFSGVVITQPNFIIHIFAIGVVFVVGYFMKISLVEWGLLVLAIGLVLIAEIFNTAIEWLGDLISPDYNEKIRWAKDAAAGGVLVAAGAAVLIAILVFIL, from the coding sequence ATGGAAATATTTACAGCGATGGATCCGGATCCCAACAAATCATTTTTATACAGGCGTTTAAAAAGCTTTAAGTACGCCCTGCGGGGTTTTTCAGGTGTTGTGATAACCCAACCCAACTTCATTATCCATATTTTTGCTATCGGTGTCGTTTTTGTTGTAGGATACTTTATGAAAATAAGCCTGGTGGAATGGGGGCTGCTGGTCCTGGCAATCGGGCTGGTGCTGATCGCCGAGATTTTCAACACAGCCATAGAATGGCTCGGCGACCTGATCAGCCCTGACTATAATGAAAAGATCCGCTGGGCTAAAGATGCCGCTGCCGGCGGGGTGCTGGTCGCAGCAGGAGCTGCAGTCCTTATCGCTATCCTGGTTTTTATCCTTTAA